A single Dechloromonas denitrificans DNA region contains:
- a CDS encoding 5-formyltetrahydrofolate cyclo-ligase has translation MTESDEDSTAWRRALRRDMVARRSALGEAAHAALSARIVGHLQAALPRPAIVAFCWPVKDEPDVRAIVEYWVAAGGRAVLPVVVAAAAPLAFREWTAATPMQPDRYGIPTPTAGDWLQPDLILLPLNGFDAAGYRLGYGGGYFDRTLAALSPRPLAVGVGFEINRLASIRPESHDQRLDWIVTETGAFRPLTA, from the coding sequence ATGACTGAATCGGACGAGGATAGCACGGCCTGGCGACGGGCGTTGCGGCGGGATATGGTGGCGCGTCGATCGGCGCTTGGCGAGGCGGCCCATGCTGCCCTGTCGGCGCGGATCGTCGGGCATCTGCAGGCGGCTTTGCCGAGGCCGGCGATTGTCGCCTTTTGCTGGCCGGTCAAGGACGAGCCGGATGTCCGGGCCATCGTTGAGTATTGGGTGGCGGCCGGCGGGCGGGCCGTCCTGCCGGTGGTGGTGGCCGCGGCGGCGCCGCTGGCTTTTCGCGAATGGACGGCGGCGACGCCGATGCAGCCGGACCGCTACGGCATTCCGACGCCGACGGCCGGCGACTGGCTGCAGCCCGATTTGATCCTGCTGCCCTTGAACGGTTTCGATGCGGCGGGCTACCGCCTCGGTTACGGCGGCGGCTATTTCGACCGCACGCTGGCGGCGCTCTCCCCTCGCCCGCTGGCCGTTGGTGTCGGCTTTGAAATCAACCGCCTGGCCAGCATCCGGCCGGAAAGCCATGATCAACGATTGGACTGGATCGTTACCGAAACCGGCGCCTTCCGGCCGCTGACTGCCTGA
- a CDS encoding tetratricopeptide repeat protein, producing MRIVLLALLMIVTCSQAHAKEYGNYDPKRMLTVAETPSGKKYGIDGKYLDLMLNDLALHAKNYPARFDTPQDQQRAVQDVKTLSGMLDILVNGPSPNAELLVRAGFLNSIGHNLDIPGSAEKTAAIFLRLLATAPADPRGNYMYGSFLAGAGKSKEALPYLEKALAVGVVDAAYALGMAHLTLGDKQKAIENLEAYKQQRPGDGNVAKLIDGIRSGQVEIKRTRN from the coding sequence ATGCGCATCGTTCTTCTCGCCCTATTGATGATCGTTACTTGTTCGCAGGCCCATGCCAAGGAGTATGGCAACTACGATCCGAAACGGATGCTGACTGTTGCGGAGACGCCATCCGGGAAAAAGTACGGCATTGACGGGAAATACCTGGACCTGATGCTGAATGATCTGGCGCTGCATGCCAAAAACTACCCAGCCCGGTTCGATACCCCGCAAGATCAACAGCGTGCCGTTCAAGACGTAAAGACGTTGTCGGGAATGCTCGATATCCTCGTCAATGGGCCAAGCCCGAATGCGGAGCTGCTGGTGCGCGCCGGGTTCCTGAACAGTATTGGCCACAACCTCGATATTCCCGGCTCGGCTGAAAAAACCGCCGCAATCTTCCTGCGCTTGCTCGCCACCGCTCCGGCCGATCCGCGCGGCAATTATATGTATGGCAGTTTCCTGGCCGGGGCGGGAAAATCGAAAGAGGCTCTTCCGTACCTCGAAAAGGCCCTTGCAGTCGGCGTAGTGGATGCCGCCTACGCCCTTGGCATGGCTCATCTGACGCTCGGCGACAAACAGAAGGCAATCGAAAACCTCGAAGCCTACAAGCAACAGCGGCCCGGCGATGGCAACGTAGCCAAGCTCATCGATGGCATTCGCAGCGGCCAAGTGGAAATCAAGAGAACTCGGAATTGA
- a CDS encoding EAL domain-containing protein: MPLTDLIRYFNVADNAGESTLYLTDERVAAWHGGLHLGSLFQPIVDLERERIVGHQAGLSARLEGGESLSVEQAYARQQTAEEVVHFDRLNRTLHALNFLAQRRHVGGYLQLAVHPRHLKAVQSQHGLVYEAILKRCGLGPEDIVLIIDAGDVRPNRQLAEALINYRQRGYRLALNVVATETATDDLLALQPDILQLPLDADAALLDAARHRAISVQLTGIESGSDLARAGAAGAKLGQGGLFGAAQSDCRPTHSKGGLAYNSPSPSGDPS; encoded by the coding sequence ATGCCGCTGACCGATCTGATCCGTTATTTCAATGTCGCCGACAACGCCGGCGAGAGCACCCTTTATCTGACCGACGAACGGGTTGCGGCCTGGCATGGCGGGCTGCACCTCGGCTCGCTGTTCCAGCCGATCGTCGATCTCGAGCGGGAACGCATCGTCGGCCATCAGGCCGGGCTGAGCGCTCGGCTGGAGGGGGGCGAGTCGCTCAGTGTCGAGCAGGCCTATGCCCGGCAACAGACGGCGGAAGAGGTCGTCCATTTCGACCGCCTGAACCGGACGCTGCACGCCCTCAATTTTCTCGCCCAGCGCCGCCACGTTGGCGGCTACCTGCAACTGGCCGTACACCCGCGCCACCTGAAAGCCGTGCAGAGCCAGCACGGGCTGGTCTATGAAGCGATTCTCAAACGCTGCGGCCTGGGGCCGGAGGACATCGTACTGATCATCGATGCCGGTGACGTCAGGCCCAATCGACAGCTCGCCGAGGCCCTGATCAACTATCGCCAGCGCGGTTACCGGCTGGCGCTCAATGTCGTCGCGACGGAAACCGCCACCGACGACCTGCTGGCACTGCAGCCGGACATCCTGCAATTGCCGCTCGATGCCGATGCGGCGCTGCTCGACGCCGCCCGCCATCGGGCCATTAGCGTGCAACTGACCGGCATCGAAAGCGGCAGCGACCTGGCCCGAGCCGGCGCGGCTGGCGCAAAACTCGGACAGGGCGGCCTGTTCGGTGCGGCACAAAGCGACTGTCGGCCGACCCACAGCAAGGGCGGACTCGCCTACAATTCGCCATCGCCCTCCGGAGACCCATCATGA
- a CDS encoding DUF1631 family protein, with translation MPHLPDRYETIRDCRTQYLKLLGALLRSGGQLSTAAIHSIQHGAAAYFDEMVESKGRGSFKEEAHGLTSSRITLVGEDDLELGIRLDNLSAKLFETTGSDLWKIQLRFVTLLKRPDLARTSIPVGPKGICQGLDEMFVAAGAIGIDKKLQQLDRIETTLQENLPALYAELNTILDQAGIETAQPTIVTSQEPPRRPMQDSPGVSANALLALQQALLSQLPGLPQAAPQGSGSAASLLSQAAIERLTFRLNELEQRGGFAPALRTGSSPSLEALIPGLFSDNETSQARQPKSLNSGELGIQAGAPEGIAIDTLAMIFEAIFANPSIPDTLKAVISSLQITMLKLAMQDPGLFTDTAHPARLLLDRMGVAVLGLPIDVAARHPVCARLFEIAGQLRSQYSGQIAAVSNALAQVEALIAERNAGIVSAAQAYIPLLNQLDRRDQADIESAQAIEQWIEGGVPAPIRDFLDNIWRRVLQLVWLEHGPNSTQWQQQTTAIDDLLWTFQPKSGDDRKALARRLPEILKRLKAGMERLGTAAEIQAAFLDDCFALQTRAMRTASVADENPVTPPMLASVPRPMGGEPVAGEIESGSLVLRTLDFSSSRPAPSRPLPCRPGDWLEIRLDGDETGVAHLCHISPSSQRALLYNPDSKLAVAIHPAILDKQLRQGLARISSSASLFDTAANRALRRTTAP, from the coding sequence ATGCCGCACCTGCCTGACCGCTACGAAACCATCCGCGACTGCCGCACGCAGTACCTGAAGCTCCTCGGCGCCCTGCTGCGCAGCGGCGGCCAGCTATCAACCGCGGCCATCCACTCGATCCAGCATGGCGCGGCGGCCTATTTTGATGAAATGGTCGAAAGCAAGGGACGCGGCAGCTTCAAAGAAGAAGCCCATGGGTTGACCTCTTCGCGCATCACGCTGGTTGGCGAAGATGACCTGGAACTGGGCATCCGCCTCGACAACCTGAGCGCCAAGCTGTTCGAGACGACAGGCAGCGATCTGTGGAAAATCCAGTTGCGTTTCGTCACGCTGCTCAAACGCCCGGATTTGGCGAGAACCAGCATTCCGGTCGGCCCGAAAGGAATCTGCCAGGGGCTCGACGAAATGTTCGTCGCCGCAGGCGCCATCGGCATCGACAAAAAATTGCAACAACTCGATCGGATCGAGACCACGCTTCAGGAAAACCTGCCGGCGCTCTACGCCGAACTCAACACCATTCTCGATCAGGCCGGCATCGAGACGGCCCAGCCGACCATCGTCACCTCCCAGGAGCCGCCCCGCCGGCCGATGCAAGATAGCCCGGGGGTTTCGGCAAATGCGCTGCTCGCCCTGCAGCAGGCATTGCTCTCCCAGCTTCCCGGACTGCCCCAGGCCGCTCCGCAAGGCAGCGGCTCGGCGGCATCGTTGCTCAGTCAGGCCGCCATCGAACGCCTGACCTTCCGCCTCAACGAACTGGAGCAACGCGGCGGCTTTGCTCCCGCCCTCCGCACCGGCAGTTCTCCCAGTCTCGAAGCGCTGATTCCAGGCCTGTTCTCGGACAACGAGACCAGCCAGGCGAGACAACCGAAATCCCTGAACTCCGGTGAACTGGGGATTCAGGCCGGCGCCCCAGAAGGGATCGCCATCGATACGCTGGCGATGATTTTCGAAGCGATATTCGCCAACCCGAGTATCCCCGACACCCTGAAAGCGGTGATTTCCAGCCTGCAAATCACCATGCTCAAACTGGCCATGCAGGATCCCGGCCTGTTTACCGACACCGCTCACCCGGCCCGCCTGTTGCTCGACCGGATGGGAGTCGCCGTACTCGGTCTGCCGATTGACGTGGCGGCCCGGCACCCGGTATGCGCCCGGCTGTTCGAAATCGCCGGGCAACTGCGCAGCCAATACAGCGGCCAGATCGCCGCGGTCAGTAACGCCTTGGCCCAGGTGGAGGCGCTGATCGCCGAGCGCAATGCCGGCATCGTCAGTGCTGCCCAAGCCTATATCCCGCTGCTCAACCAGTTGGATCGCCGCGATCAGGCCGATATTGAGTCCGCACAGGCGATCGAGCAGTGGATCGAGGGCGGCGTGCCGGCCCCGATTCGCGATTTTCTCGACAATATCTGGCGCCGGGTGCTGCAACTGGTCTGGCTAGAACATGGCCCGAACAGCACGCAGTGGCAGCAGCAGACGACGGCTATCGACGATCTGCTCTGGACCTTCCAGCCCAAATCCGGCGATGACCGCAAGGCGCTGGCCAGGCGCCTGCCGGAAATACTGAAGCGACTGAAAGCCGGCATGGAACGCCTGGGCACCGCCGCCGAAATCCAGGCGGCTTTCCTCGACGACTGTTTTGCGCTGCAGACCCGGGCCATGCGGACAGCTTCCGTTGCCGACGAAAATCCAGTAACGCCGCCAATGCTCGCCAGCGTCCCGCGCCCGATGGGCGGTGAACCGGTAGCCGGCGAAATCGAGTCGGGTTCGCTGGTGCTGCGCACCCTTGATTTCTCCAGCAGCCGCCCGGCGCCAAGCCGCCCTTTGCCCTGCCGGCCCGGCGACTGGCTGGAAATCCGCCTCGACGGCGATGAAACCGGCGTTGCCCACCTCTGCCACATCAGCCCAAGCAGCCAGCGAGCGCTGCTCTACAACCCGGACAGCAAACTCGCCGTAGCCATCCATCCGGCCATTCTCGACAAACAGTTGCGCCAGGGGCTGGCCCGCATCAGCAGTTCCGCCTCGCTGTTCGATACGGCAGCCAACCGCGCATTGCGCCGGACAACTGCCCCCTGA
- the cysK gene encoding cysteine synthase A, with protein sequence MKIANNVTELVGNTPLVKLNRVTAGCGATIAAKLEFFNPGHSVKDRIAVAMLDAAVAAGKIGPDTVVLEPTSGNTGIGLAMVCAARGIKAAFVMPETMSRERKLLLKAYGAELILTPGPEGMGGAIKKAEELAAADARYFIPQQFENPANPAIHRSTTAEEIWRDTDGQVDIFVAGVGTGGTVTGVGEALKAKKPGVRIVAVEPDASPVLSGGAKGPHPIQGIGAGFVPGVLNTAIYDEVIRVKNDDAFAIARRMATEEGLLVGISSGAATWAALELAKRPENAGKLIVVIIPSFGERYLSTALYQHLEV encoded by the coding sequence ATGAAGATTGCCAACAATGTCACCGAACTGGTCGGCAACACGCCGCTGGTCAAACTGAACCGCGTTACCGCTGGCTGCGGCGCGACGATTGCCGCCAAGCTGGAATTCTTCAACCCCGGTCACAGCGTCAAGGACCGCATCGCGGTTGCCATGCTCGACGCCGCCGTCGCGGCCGGCAAGATCGGCCCCGATACCGTCGTGCTCGAACCGACTTCCGGCAATACCGGTATCGGCCTGGCGATGGTCTGCGCGGCGCGCGGCATCAAGGCAGCCTTCGTGATGCCGGAAACGATGAGCCGCGAACGCAAGCTGCTGCTCAAAGCCTACGGCGCCGAACTGATCCTGACCCCGGGGCCGGAAGGCATGGGCGGCGCAATCAAGAAGGCCGAAGAACTGGCCGCCGCCGATGCCCGCTATTTCATTCCGCAGCAATTTGAGAATCCGGCCAATCCGGCCATCCACCGCAGCACGACAGCCGAAGAAATCTGGCGCGATACCGACGGCCAGGTCGACATCTTCGTTGCCGGCGTCGGCACCGGCGGCACCGTGACCGGGGTCGGCGAAGCGCTGAAGGCAAAGAAGCCGGGCGTCCGAATCGTCGCCGTCGAACCGGATGCTTCGCCGGTCCTCTCCGGCGGCGCCAAGGGCCCGCACCCGATCCAGGGCATCGGCGCCGGCTTTGTGCCAGGCGTGCTGAATACCGCCATTTACGACGAGGTGATCCGCGTCAAGAATGACGACGCCTTCGCCATCGCCCGCCGGATGGCCACGGAAGAAGGGCTGCTCGTCGGCATTTCTTCCGGCGCCGCCACCTGGGCCGCCCTCGAACTGGCCAAACGGCCGGAAAACGCCGGCAAACTGATCGTCGTCATCATCCCTTCCTTCGGCGAACGCTACCTGTCTACCGCCCTGTATCAGCACCTCGAAGTTTGA
- a CDS encoding sulfate ABC transporter substrate-binding protein, with product MRKLAIFAALAVVFTLSSAVAQTTLLNVSYDPTRELYKDFNAAFNKHWQGKTGQTVNVRQSHGGSGKQARSVADGLEADVVTLALASDLDALAERKLIPADWQKRFPHNSAPYTSTIVFLVRKGNPKDIKDWGDLAKPGIGVITPNPKTSGGARWNYLAAWAWALKQPGGNEQKAKELVAAIFRNVPVLDSGARGSTTTFVERGLGDVLIAWENEAQLAVNEIGKGKFEIVAPSLSILAEPPVAVVDKVVEKRGTRLTAQAYLDYLYSEEGQHIAARHYYRPRDAKVAAQYAAQFPKIKLVTIDDTFGGWPKAQKRHFADGGTFDQIYSSK from the coding sequence ATGCGCAAATTGGCCATTTTCGCGGCACTGGCCGTGGTATTCACCCTGAGCAGCGCCGTCGCCCAGACGACCTTGCTCAATGTCTCCTACGATCCGACGCGAGAGCTGTACAAGGATTTCAACGCCGCCTTCAACAAGCACTGGCAGGGCAAGACCGGGCAGACGGTGAATGTTCGCCAGTCGCACGGCGGCTCGGGCAAGCAGGCGCGCTCGGTGGCCGATGGCCTGGAGGCCGATGTCGTCACACTGGCCCTGGCTTCCGATCTCGATGCGCTGGCCGAGCGCAAGCTGATTCCGGCCGACTGGCAGAAACGCTTCCCGCACAATTCGGCACCGTACACTTCGACCATCGTTTTCCTGGTCCGCAAGGGCAACCCCAAGGACATCAAGGATTGGGGCGATCTGGCCAAGCCCGGCATCGGCGTCATCACGCCCAACCCGAAGACCTCCGGCGGAGCGCGCTGGAATTACCTGGCGGCCTGGGCCTGGGCGCTGAAGCAGCCGGGTGGCAACGAGCAGAAGGCGAAGGAACTGGTCGCCGCGATTTTCCGCAATGTCCCGGTGCTCGATTCCGGCGCCCGCGGCTCGACCACGACTTTCGTCGAACGCGGCCTCGGCGACGTGTTGATTGCCTGGGAAAACGAGGCACAACTGGCGGTGAACGAGATCGGCAAGGGCAAGTTCGAGATCGTCGCCCCCAGCCTCTCGATCCTCGCCGAGCCGCCGGTCGCCGTGGTCGACAAGGTGGTCGAGAAACGCGGCACGCGGCTGACCGCGCAGGCTTACCTGGATTATCTGTATTCCGAGGAAGGGCAGCACATCGCCGCCCGGCATTACTACCGGCCGCGCGATGCCAAGGTCGCCGCGCAATACGCCGCGCAGTTCCCGAAGATCAAGCTGGTCACCATCGACGACACGTTCGGCGGCTGGCCGAAGGCGCAGAAACGGCACTTCGCCGACGGCGGCACCTTCGATCAGATCTATTCCAGCAAGTAG
- a CDS encoding MalY/PatB family protein: MSTFDQPLDRRHSDSIKWGKYAGRDILPLWVADMDFAAPPAVIDALQQRIGHGVFGYGGPWPSLTESVLSHLAAEYDWQIEPEWIVWLPGLVTGLNVACRAVDGEVLTATPIYPPFLSAPRFSGKTLHRAELACREGHWQWDKAALQQATTAATRLFLLCHPHNPVGRCWNRQELLDLAAFAETNDLIVCSDEIHCGLVLDADKRHIPFASLSPEAAKRSITLMAPSKTYNIPGLGCAFAVIPDAALRHRFHRAMDGIVPHVNVLGLAACEAAYRDCTDWYRELIAYLAGNRDRVSAAVNSEKRVKMSHVEATYLAWIDVRELGLAQPAAHFEAHGLGLSDGGDFGAPGWLRLNFGCPRATLDEALRRFSAACHAA, encoded by the coding sequence TTGAGTACCTTCGACCAGCCGCTCGACCGGCGCCACTCCGACTCCATCAAATGGGGCAAGTACGCCGGTCGCGACATCCTGCCGCTGTGGGTCGCGGATATGGATTTCGCCGCTCCGCCGGCCGTCATCGACGCCTTGCAGCAGCGCATTGGGCACGGCGTCTTCGGTTATGGCGGCCCCTGGCCGTCGCTCACCGAATCCGTGCTCAGCCACTTGGCCGCCGAGTACGACTGGCAGATCGAACCGGAGTGGATCGTCTGGCTACCGGGTCTGGTCACCGGCCTCAACGTCGCCTGCCGGGCGGTGGATGGCGAGGTTCTGACGGCGACGCCGATCTACCCGCCGTTCCTGTCCGCCCCGCGCTTTTCCGGCAAGACGCTGCACCGCGCCGAACTGGCCTGTCGCGAAGGTCACTGGCAGTGGGACAAGGCCGCACTGCAGCAGGCGACGACCGCGGCGACCCGATTGTTCCTGCTCTGCCACCCGCACAACCCGGTCGGCCGCTGCTGGAACCGGCAAGAGCTGCTCGATCTCGCCGCCTTCGCCGAAACCAACGATCTGATCGTCTGCTCGGACGAAATCCACTGCGGCCTGGTCCTCGATGCCGACAAGCGCCACATCCCGTTCGCCAGCCTGTCACCGGAAGCGGCGAAACGCAGCATCACGCTGATGGCACCGTCGAAAACCTACAACATTCCCGGCCTCGGCTGCGCTTTCGCGGTCATTCCCGATGCGGCACTGCGCCACCGCTTTCACCGCGCGATGGACGGCATCGTGCCGCACGTCAATGTCCTCGGCCTGGCCGCCTGCGAAGCCGCCTACCGCGATTGCACCGACTGGTACCGCGAACTGATCGCCTACCTGGCGGGCAACCGCGACCGGGTAAGCGCGGCGGTGAATAGCGAAAAGCGGGTAAAAATGAGCCATGTCGAAGCGACCTATCTGGCCTGGATCGATGTCCGTGAACTCGGCCTCGCCCAGCCGGCCGCCCACTTCGAAGCACACGGACTGGGCCTGTCGGACGGCGGCGATTTCGGCGCCCCCGGCTGGCTGCGCCTGAATTTCGGCTGCCCCCGGGCAACCCTGGACGAAGCCTTGCGGCGCTTCAGCGCCGCCTGTCACGCCGCATGA
- a CDS encoding lytic transglycosylase domain-containing protein translates to MKFSVLLLGLCLAFPLLAQDSQDSNFLIARDAFRAGDRNKLERASSQLGNHELLPYVENYRLRMYMDQGDSAALRGFFERYEKSYVVEKLRADWIRWLGKRSTWNEVEREYAKMLAPEPDIICYSQQARLFRGDRSVFDEAEKLWLTMLEAPEACRTVFDALIIGQRLSGEDVWARVHRQLEANRPAQAKTTLAYLPDNEAPDSKSLDNALNNAMSYLVRQPANWYASRAGRELAVIAIQRIASNDPQAAADQLEKIKARLNEPERQWAWSQIALQGAKRHSEEAITWYANAGKTALSDEGHQWKVRAALRALEWGGVRDAILAMPPTLAALPEWIYWLGRAHKAGGRTSEADTLFEKIAGQANFYGNLADEELGRTVMPPPRALPPTAAEQKAARDNPGIRRALAFFRLDMRTEAVKEWNWSLRGMEDRELLAVADIAKRNQIWDRAINTADRTKTEHDYTLRFLAPYGEQVRPAAQNQSLDDAWVYGLMRQESRFITGAKSNVGASGLMQLMPATAKWVAKKIGLRDYNHGRVNDTEINVLLGTSYMRLVMENLDNHPVLASAAYNAGPGRAKKWRAARPLEGAIYAETIPFSETRDYVKKVMSNAVYYSALFNGKPDSLKTRLGTVGGRTADAMKDADLP, encoded by the coding sequence ATGAAGTTTAGCGTTCTTCTTCTTGGCCTCTGCCTCGCCTTTCCGCTGTTGGCGCAGGACAGCCAGGACAGCAATTTCCTGATCGCCCGCGATGCTTTCCGCGCCGGTGACCGCAACAAACTTGAACGCGCTTCCAGCCAGCTCGGCAATCACGAACTGCTGCCCTACGTCGAAAATTATCGGCTGCGGATGTATATGGATCAAGGCGACTCCGCCGCCCTGCGCGGCTTTTTCGAGCGCTACGAAAAAAGCTACGTCGTCGAGAAGCTGCGCGCCGACTGGATCCGCTGGCTGGGCAAGCGTTCCACGTGGAACGAGGTGGAACGCGAATACGCCAAGATGCTCGCTCCCGAGCCGGATATCATCTGCTATAGCCAGCAGGCCCGCCTTTTCCGCGGCGACCGCAGCGTTTTCGATGAAGCCGAGAAGCTCTGGCTGACCATGCTCGAAGCCCCGGAAGCCTGCCGCACGGTCTTTGATGCGCTGATCATCGGCCAGCGCCTGTCCGGTGAAGACGTCTGGGCGCGCGTCCATCGCCAGCTCGAAGCCAATCGTCCGGCCCAGGCCAAGACCACACTGGCCTATCTGCCGGACAACGAGGCGCCCGACAGCAAATCGCTCGACAATGCGCTGAACAACGCGATGAGCTATCTCGTCCGCCAGCCGGCCAACTGGTATGCCAGCCGGGCCGGCCGCGAACTTGCCGTCATCGCCATCCAGCGCATTGCCAGCAACGACCCGCAGGCCGCCGCCGACCAGCTGGAAAAAATCAAGGCCCGACTCAACGAACCGGAACGGCAATGGGCCTGGAGCCAGATTGCGCTGCAGGGCGCCAAGCGCCATAGCGAGGAGGCGATCACCTGGTACGCCAACGCCGGCAAGACCGCGCTGTCCGACGAGGGCCACCAGTGGAAGGTTCGCGCCGCATTGCGCGCCCTGGAGTGGGGCGGCGTCCGCGATGCCATCCTGGCCATGCCGCCGACGCTGGCCGCGCTGCCGGAATGGATTTACTGGCTGGGTCGCGCTCACAAGGCCGGCGGCCGGACCAGCGAGGCCGACACCCTGTTCGAGAAAATCGCCGGCCAGGCCAACTTCTACGGCAACCTCGCCGACGAGGAGCTGGGCCGTACCGTGATGCCGCCGCCCCGCGCCCTGCCGCCAACGGCCGCCGAGCAGAAGGCCGCGCGCGACAATCCGGGGATACGCCGGGCCTTGGCTTTCTTCCGGCTCGATATGCGCACCGAGGCGGTCAAGGAATGGAACTGGTCGCTGCGCGGCATGGAAGACCGCGAATTGCTTGCCGTTGCCGACATCGCCAAACGCAACCAGATCTGGGACCGGGCCATCAATACCGCCGACCGGACCAAGACCGAGCATGACTACACGCTGCGCTTCCTCGCCCCGTATGGCGAACAAGTCCGCCCGGCCGCCCAGAACCAGTCGCTCGACGATGCCTGGGTATATGGCCTGATGCGCCAGGAAAGCCGCTTCATCACCGGCGCCAAATCGAATGTCGGCGCCTCCGGCCTGATGCAGTTGATGCCGGCCACCGCCAAATGGGTGGCCAAGAAGATCGGCTTGCGCGACTACAACCATGGCCGGGTCAACGACACCGAGATCAACGTCCTGCTCGGCACCAGTTACATGCGACTGGTCATGGAAAATCTCGACAATCATCCGGTACTCGCCTCGGCGGCCTATAACGCCGGCCCCGGCCGGGCCAAAAAATGGCGTGCCGCCCGGCCGCTGGAAGGGGCGATTTACGCCGAAACCATCCCATTCAGCGAAACCCGCGACTACGTCAAGAAAGTAATGAGCAACGCGGTTTATTATTCGGCCTTGTTCAACGGCAAACCCGATTCACTGAAAACCCGTCTTGGCACGGTCGGCGGACGAACCGCCGATGCGATGAAAGACGCCGACCTGCCCTGA
- the ilvA gene encoding threonine ammonia-lyase, biosynthetic, translating into MHPDYLEKVLNAQVYDVAIETPLELANNLSARSGNKIILKREDMQPVFSFKLRGAYNKIASLSAEKMKRGVICASAGNHAQGVALSAAKLGCRAVIVMPTSTPAIKVDAVRARGGEVVLHGDSFDDSYAHALELEKAEKLTFVHPFDDPEVIAGQGTVAMEILRQHSRHSGPIHAVFCAIGGGGLAAGVAAYIKRLQPHIKVIGVETFDADAMKQSIAAGKRVRLDQVGLFSDGTAVKYVGEETFRLCKEYLDDIVLVDTDAICAAIKDVFEDTRSIVEPAGGLAVAGAKEYARLHKLKDKNLIAVTSGANMNFDRLRFVAERAEVGERREAVLAVTLPEKPGAYKKFLGLIGKRNITEFNYRYHTASEAHVFVGIQVGDRHESGKLVEQLVKHGYPALDLTDDEMAKNHIRHMVGGHAAQVCEKGMRELLYRFEFPEKPGALMNFLTQMSAGWNISLFHYRNHGADYGRVLVGMQVPPNDMGQFKDFLKNLGYAHWDESENPAYKLFLG; encoded by the coding sequence GAACTGGCCAACAACCTTTCCGCCCGGAGCGGCAACAAGATTATTCTGAAGCGCGAAGACATGCAGCCGGTGTTTTCCTTCAAGCTGCGCGGCGCCTACAACAAGATCGCCAGCCTGTCGGCCGAAAAAATGAAACGCGGCGTGATCTGCGCCTCGGCCGGCAATCACGCCCAGGGCGTAGCCCTGTCGGCCGCCAAGCTGGGTTGCCGGGCGGTCATCGTCATGCCGACCTCGACGCCGGCCATCAAGGTCGATGCCGTCCGCGCCCGCGGCGGCGAAGTCGTGCTGCACGGTGACTCCTTCGATGACTCCTACGCCCATGCGCTGGAACTGGAAAAGGCCGAGAAACTGACCTTCGTCCATCCCTTCGACGATCCCGAAGTGATCGCCGGGCAGGGCACCGTCGCCATGGAAATTCTCCGTCAGCACTCGCGCCACAGCGGGCCGATCCACGCCGTGTTCTGCGCCATCGGCGGCGGCGGCCTGGCCGCCGGGGTGGCCGCCTACATCAAGCGCCTGCAACCGCACATCAAGGTCATCGGCGTCGAGACTTTCGACGCCGATGCGATGAAGCAGTCGATTGCCGCCGGTAAGCGGGTCCGTCTCGACCAGGTCGGTCTCTTTTCCGACGGCACCGCGGTCAAGTATGTCGGCGAGGAAACCTTCCGCTTGTGCAAGGAATATCTCGACGACATCGTGCTGGTCGACACCGACGCCATCTGCGCGGCGATCAAGGACGTTTTCGAGGACACCCGTTCGATCGTCGAGCCAGCCGGCGGGCTGGCCGTTGCCGGGGCCAAGGAGTACGCCCGCCTGCACAAGCTGAAGGACAAGAACCTGATCGCCGTGACCTCCGGCGCCAACATGAATTTCGACCGCCTGCGCTTTGTCGCCGAGCGGGCCGAGGTCGGCGAGCGGCGCGAAGCCGTGCTGGCGGTGACGCTGCCGGAAAAGCCTGGGGCCTACAAGAAGTTCCTCGGGCTGATCGGCAAGCGCAACATCACCGAATTCAACTATCGCTACCACACGGCCAGCGAAGCCCATGTTTTCGTCGGCATCCAGGTCGGCGACCGCCACGAATCCGGCAAGCTGGTCGAGCAACTGGTCAAGCACGGCTACCCGGCACTCGATCTGACCGATGACGAGATGGCGAAGAACCATATCCGCCATATGGTCGGCGGCCACGCGGCGCAAGTCTGCGAAAAGGGCATGCGCGAACTGCTCTACCGCTTCGAATTCCCCGAAAAACCGGGTGCCCTGATGAACTTCCTGACCCAGATGAGCGCCGGCTGGAACATCAGCCTGTTCCACTACCGCAACCACGGCGCCGACTACGGCCGCGTGCTGGTCGGCATGCAGGTGCCGCCGAACGACATGGGGCAGTTCAAGGATTTCCTGAAAAACCTCGGCTACGCCCACTGGGATGAGAGCGAAAACCCGGCCTACAAGCTCTTTCTCGGCTGA